The Pseudanabaena sp. BC1403 genome has a window encoding:
- a CDS encoding Y-family DNA polymerase: MGKPVVVLSNNDGCVVARSQEVKDLGIKMGVPVFRIYELIKRYDVQVYSSNYSLYGDLSGRVMSTLAYFAPDVEIYSIDEAFIDLSGFRYRDLTEYGNEIRQRVLQWVGIPVSVGIAPTKTLAKLANLIAKKSNSGVFDLSVYPSIDEILSQVDVGDIWGVGFKYATWLREKGINTALQLKNADESLIRKKMGIVGVKLQLELRGESCLAMELLDNPKKGTCVSRSFPQSIDTMPELKEAIASFTHRAAEKLRRQKQAASVITVFARTSPFRDNFYSNSATAELDLSTNYTLELSRVAAQLTESIYRKGQNFKKAGVIMTGLVSEKQVQGNLFDVSNDEEKMRSRNLMSVMDTINEIYGRDTLRFATTGVIQVWKTKSEQRSPKYTTCWQDLLEVS; encoded by the coding sequence ATGGGAAAACCTGTAGTAGTCCTATCAAACAATGATGGTTGTGTAGTGGCGCGATCGCAGGAAGTCAAAGATCTCGGTATCAAGATGGGCGTGCCTGTCTTCCGAATCTACGAACTCATTAAGCGCTACGATGTTCAGGTCTACTCTTCTAACTACAGTCTTTATGGCGATTTATCAGGTAGAGTCATGTCTACATTGGCTTACTTTGCTCCCGATGTGGAAATCTACTCAATTGATGAAGCCTTTATCGATTTATCAGGGTTTCGATATCGTGACTTAACGGAATATGGCAATGAAATCCGTCAAAGAGTGCTGCAATGGGTGGGAATTCCAGTTTCAGTAGGAATTGCCCCGACCAAAACCTTAGCAAAGTTAGCCAATCTGATTGCTAAAAAATCTAACTCAGGTGTTTTCGATCTCAGTGTTTATCCATCTATTGATGAAATTCTATCTCAGGTAGATGTTGGTGATATTTGGGGTGTTGGCTTCAAATATGCTACTTGGCTGAGAGAAAAAGGCATCAATACAGCATTACAATTAAAAAATGCCGATGAGAGCTTGATTCGGAAAAAAATGGGTATCGTTGGTGTCAAATTGCAATTAGAGCTGAGAGGTGAATCTTGTTTAGCGATGGAGTTACTGGATAATCCCAAAAAAGGAACCTGCGTCTCTCGCTCTTTTCCACAGTCAATAGATACAATGCCCGAACTAAAAGAAGCTATCGCTTCTTTTACGCATCGAGCCGCAGAGAAACTACGACGGCAAAAACAAGCCGCCAGTGTGATCACCGTTTTTGCGAGAACTAGTCCTTTTCGAGATAATTTCTACTCAAATAGCGCCACCGCAGAATTGGATTTATCAACTAACTACACGCTTGAACTATCCCGTGTTGCGGCTCAGCTAACTGAAAGTATCTATCGCAAAGGACAAAATTTTAAAAAAGCTGGTGTGATCATGACAGGGCTTGTGTCTGAAAAGCAAGTCCAAGGTAATCTTTTTGATGTTAGTAATGATGAGGAAAAAATGCGATCGCGCAATCTGATGAGCGTAATGGATACGATCAATGAAATATATGGTAGGGATACTTTGCGGTTTGCGACCACTGGAGTGATCCAAGTCTGGAAAACTAAATCTGAACAGCGATCTCCAAAATATACAACCTGTTGGCAAGATCTACTCGAAGTTTCATAA
- a CDS encoding translesion error-prone DNA polymerase V autoproteolytic subunit has translation MSTKLELPLQNCSVPAGFPSPAEDYVEHKLDLNSYLVTHPAATFFVRTSGNSMTGAHIHDGDLLIVDRSLEATHGDIVIAVVQGEITVKRLHYQKGEVALVPENAGYKTIFINEHSELHIWGVVTNVIHSIRPKSQKKIRSGRLQ, from the coding sequence ATGAGCACTAAATTAGAATTGCCATTGCAAAATTGTTCTGTCCCTGCGGGTTTCCCTTCTCCTGCGGAAGACTATGTGGAACATAAGCTCGATCTCAATAGTTATTTAGTGACTCATCCTGCGGCGACTTTCTTTGTGAGAACTTCAGGGAATTCGATGACTGGAGCACATATTCATGATGGAGATCTACTGATTGTCGATCGCTCTCTTGAAGCCACCCACGGCGATATCGTAATCGCTGTAGTACAGGGAGAAATAACTGTCAAACGCTTGCATTATCAGAAAGGAGAAGTTGCTCTAGTTCCTGAGAACGCTGGCTACAAGACGATTTTCATTAACGAACATTCCGAACTACATATTTGGGGAGTTGTCACTAATGTTATCCACAGTATTAGACCAAAAAGCCAAAAAAAGATTCGCTCTGGTCGATTGCAATAA